In Arthrobacter sp. SLBN-112, a genomic segment contains:
- a CDS encoding NAD(P)/FAD-dependent oxidoreductase produces the protein MTELDADVVIAGGGPVGLYLAAVLLQEGVSVRVLEQRQTRNQHTRAIGIHPPALQALARIGVASSMVREGVRIREGVALSGGRIVGSMAFGNVSADFPFVLALPQFRTEQILEDRVRTLDPDALVKGANVTGLTDDGGRVTVAFESREDSTHRPALATAALLVAADGARSGLRDALGVPASCRTYPDRYLMGDFDDGSGLGDKAALFLERQGIVESFPLPGGIRRWVVRLSRPAGAATASDLAGLVGQRTGIEPDPATNSMLSAFSVTSALARRTVAGRAILLGDAAHEISPIGGQGMNLGWLDAEALAPLVRAGLAGGPVGRQFREFEMARRRAAARARRQAEINMALGRPLPAPLLRIRTAALGAAASIPAVNHWAARRFTMH, from the coding sequence ATGACTGAGTTGGACGCCGATGTTGTGATCGCCGGCGGCGGACCGGTTGGGCTGTACCTTGCCGCGGTCCTGCTCCAGGAAGGCGTCTCCGTCAGGGTGCTCGAACAACGCCAGACGCGGAACCAGCACACCCGCGCCATCGGCATCCACCCACCGGCGCTGCAGGCACTTGCCCGGATCGGCGTGGCCTCGAGCATGGTTAGGGAGGGTGTCCGCATCCGTGAAGGCGTGGCCCTGAGTGGCGGAAGAATCGTGGGAAGCATGGCCTTCGGCAACGTGTCTGCCGACTTTCCCTTTGTCCTTGCACTTCCCCAATTCAGGACAGAGCAAATCCTGGAGGACCGCGTACGGACGTTGGATCCCGACGCACTGGTCAAGGGTGCGAACGTCACAGGGCTCACGGACGACGGCGGCCGGGTCACCGTGGCGTTCGAGTCCAGGGAAGATTCCACGCACCGGCCGGCCCTTGCCACGGCCGCGCTGCTGGTGGCCGCCGACGGTGCCCGGTCCGGACTGCGGGACGCCTTGGGTGTGCCTGCCTCCTGCAGGACGTACCCGGACCGCTACCTCATGGGGGATTTCGACGACGGCAGCGGCCTGGGAGACAAAGCTGCCCTGTTCCTCGAACGGCAGGGAATCGTGGAATCGTTTCCGCTCCCGGGCGGGATCCGCCGGTGGGTGGTGCGCCTCAGCCGCCCGGCCGGCGCGGCAACCGCCTCCGACCTGGCCGGCCTGGTTGGCCAGCGGACCGGAATCGAGCCCGACCCCGCCACCAACTCCATGCTGAGCGCCTTCAGCGTCACTTCGGCCCTTGCCCGCCGGACAGTAGCTGGACGGGCCATCCTGCTGGGCGACGCGGCCCATGAGATCAGTCCCATCGGCGGCCAGGGCATGAACCTGGGCTGGCTTGATGCCGAGGCCCTCGCCCCGCTGGTCCGCGCGGGCCTGGCCGGCGGACCGGTAGGCAGGCAGTTCAGGGAATTCGAAATGGCCCGGCGAAGGGCGGCGGCCCGTGCCCGCCGGCAAGCCGAAATCAATATGGCGCTCGGCAGGCCCCTCCCGGCTCCGCTCCTTCGAATCCGTACGGCTGCACTTGGCGCGGCTGCCTCCATTCCGGCAGTGAACCACTGGGCCGCCAGGCGGTTCACCATGCACTAA
- a CDS encoding nuclear transport factor 2 family protein: MADELLPASPLERVLEFIRVLESGGGGSEIRPLLSEGFVLTEAPHLLAPEGSIRTLEGVLAGADQSRQVVEKQRFTVRRTTCEGGRVAVEADWSATVLMDLRYWDRGETIRARTSSVFEVRDGLIVSQDSYDCYFR; this comes from the coding sequence ATGGCTGATGAGTTATTGCCGGCATCGCCGCTGGAGCGTGTCCTGGAATTTATCCGTGTCCTCGAATCGGGCGGTGGCGGGTCTGAGATCCGCCCGCTCCTTTCCGAGGGTTTCGTGTTGACGGAGGCGCCGCACCTGCTGGCCCCGGAGGGATCCATCCGGACGCTGGAGGGCGTGCTTGCCGGTGCTGATCAAAGCCGACAAGTGGTGGAGAAGCAAAGATTTACCGTCCGCCGTACGACGTGCGAGGGTGGCCGGGTGGCGGTGGAAGCCGATTGGTCGGCTACTGTGCTGATGGATCTGCGGTACTGGGACCGTGGCGAAACCATCCGGGCCAGGACCTCGTCTGTCTTTGAGGTGAGGGACGGCCTCATTGTGAGCCAGGACAGCTACGACTGCTATTTCCGCTAG
- a CDS encoding peptide deformylase — translation MIQSLPPTTAGADEIREAVERILSAGSLPPIVQAGHPALRQQAAEFAGQLSSDQLGRLIGIMRQVMHEAPGVGLAAPQLGIPLQLAVLEDQYDVDPDAAALRHRSPLEFLAILNPRYTPQGPGLASFFEGCLSLNGLQAVVARPDTVLLEYLTPDGAAEQRVFSGWQARIVQHETDHLNGILYIDRAQLRSLSSNAEYAAHWAEAGIARASTGLGFDAGPAGISLG, via the coding sequence ATGATCCAGAGTCTTCCCCCGACAACCGCCGGTGCCGACGAAATCCGCGAGGCCGTAGAACGGATCCTGTCAGCCGGTTCCCTGCCGCCCATCGTCCAGGCCGGCCATCCCGCGTTGCGCCAGCAGGCCGCAGAGTTCGCCGGTCAACTTTCGTCGGACCAACTGGGCCGCCTCATCGGGATCATGCGCCAGGTCATGCATGAAGCCCCCGGTGTGGGCCTTGCCGCGCCCCAGCTTGGCATCCCGTTGCAACTTGCGGTCCTGGAGGACCAGTACGACGTCGACCCCGATGCTGCGGCGCTGCGGCACCGGAGCCCGCTGGAATTCCTGGCCATACTCAACCCCCGTTACACGCCGCAGGGACCCGGTCTGGCATCGTTCTTTGAGGGGTGCCTTTCCCTCAACGGGCTGCAGGCCGTGGTGGCGCGTCCGGACACGGTGCTGCTTGAGTATCTGACGCCCGACGGCGCGGCAGAGCAGCGCGTGTTCTCCGGCTGGCAGGCCCGCATCGTCCAGCACGAGACGGACCACCTCAACGGCATCCTTTACATCGACCGCGCCCAGCTCCGTTCCCTCAGCAGCAACGCGGAGTACGCGGCACACTGGGCGGAAGCGGGCATCGCCAGGGCCAGCACCGGGTTGGGATTCGACGCCGGCCCGGCGGGAATATCACTCGGCTGA
- a CDS encoding methyltransferase domain-containing protein, whose amino-acid sequence MPSADLPLLCPVCSDPMDLLEPGAGNQPRLACTAGHKFDAARQGYFNLLVGKGTSFEADSAAMVQARFNFLGSGNYRPLAQAVASAVVRNLPDTGATVLDSGTGTGHYLREILDAAAADGRHVSAIGLDISKFALRRAARLNPDAVNMVCDIWQPLPVATGSVDAVTVVFAPRNPAEFARVLRPAGVLVVVTPRPGHLAEVAAVTGMLGIEEGKDDRLADAMAGHFELDSSVDVDIALELTRTAAADLAFMGPAGHHLDLGHLAARLEGLPEPLTAGAKFKLLVFRPREHNAA is encoded by the coding sequence ATGCCATCCGCGGATCTCCCCCTCCTGTGCCCCGTCTGCTCGGATCCGATGGATCTCCTTGAACCGGGCGCCGGGAATCAACCCCGGCTGGCTTGTACTGCGGGCCACAAATTCGACGCGGCACGGCAAGGCTATTTCAACCTGCTGGTTGGCAAGGGGACGTCCTTTGAGGCGGACAGCGCCGCCATGGTGCAGGCCCGCTTCAATTTCCTGGGGAGCGGCAACTACCGGCCGCTGGCACAGGCCGTAGCCTCCGCCGTCGTACGCAATCTCCCGGACACCGGCGCGACCGTGCTGGACTCCGGAACCGGAACCGGCCATTATCTCCGGGAAATACTTGATGCTGCTGCCGCGGACGGGCGGCACGTGTCCGCGATCGGCCTGGACATTTCCAAATTCGCGCTTCGGCGCGCGGCGCGGCTCAACCCGGACGCCGTCAACATGGTCTGCGATATCTGGCAGCCCCTGCCGGTGGCCACCGGCTCGGTGGACGCCGTGACGGTGGTGTTCGCCCCGCGGAACCCCGCCGAATTTGCCCGGGTACTCCGGCCTGCCGGTGTTCTGGTGGTGGTGACACCGCGCCCCGGCCACCTCGCGGAAGTCGCCGCGGTGACCGGGATGCTCGGTATCGAAGAGGGCAAGGATGACCGCCTGGCCGATGCCATGGCCGGCCATTTCGAGCTGGACAGCTCCGTCGACGTCGATATAGCGCTTGAGCTGACCCGCACTGCCGCGGCGGACCTGGCATTCATGGGACCTGCGGGGCACCACCTGGACCTGGGCCACCTTGCAGCCCGGCTGGAGGGCCTGCCCGAGCCGTTGACAGCCGGGGCAAAGTTCAAGCTGCTGGTGTTCCGTCCCAGGGAACACAACGCCGCGTAA
- a CDS encoding NfeD family protein, whose product MFEWLGENWWALWLTAFLAFAVVEMITLDLFFIMLGGGSLAALAADFAGAEPWLQVVIFCIVSLLMVAFVRPVALSHLKKGPSEQRTNVDRLIGEPAVVMEAVTSDGGLVKIGGDIWSARSAAGVLPAGQKVVVSAIDGATAVVSVPPAAATGPETA is encoded by the coding sequence ATGTTCGAATGGCTTGGGGAAAACTGGTGGGCACTGTGGCTCACGGCGTTCCTGGCGTTTGCCGTGGTCGAGATGATCACCCTTGACCTGTTCTTCATCATGCTTGGCGGCGGATCACTTGCCGCCCTGGCAGCTGACTTCGCCGGTGCCGAACCCTGGCTCCAGGTGGTGATCTTCTGCATCGTGTCCCTGCTCATGGTCGCGTTCGTGCGGCCGGTGGCACTCTCGCACCTGAAGAAGGGCCCGTCTGAGCAGCGGACCAACGTGGACCGGCTGATCGGTGAACCTGCCGTCGTCATGGAGGCTGTGACCTCGGATGGCGGCCTGGTGAAAATCGGCGGCGATATTTGGAGCGCACGCTCCGCTGCGGGAGTTCTTCCCGCGGGCCAGAAAGTGGTCGTCTCGGCCATTGACGGCGCAACAGCAGTGGTTTCGGTACCGCCGGCGGCGGCCACCGGCCCTGAAACAGCCTGA
- a CDS encoding SPFH domain-containing protein, whose translation MENAGGTALAVVLVVLIVFVIIVLVRSVRIIPQARAGVVERLGKYQRTLNPGLTILIPFVDRLLPLLDLREQVVSFPPQPVITEDNLVVSIDTVVYFQVTDPRAATYEIANYIQAVEQLTTTTLRNVVGGLNLEEALTSRDQINGQLRGVLDEATGRWGIRVSRVELKAIDPPHSIQDSMEKQMRAERDRRAAILTAEGTKQSAILTAEGQRQAAILKAEGDAKAAILRADGESQAIQKVFDAIHKGNPDQKLLAYQYLQTLPKLAEGSANKLWIIPSEVGEALKGIGNALGGNAPEQAANGLFDEVPAQRTEP comes from the coding sequence ATGGAAAACGCAGGCGGAACCGCACTGGCCGTTGTGTTGGTGGTCCTGATCGTGTTCGTCATTATCGTTTTGGTCCGGTCGGTCCGGATCATCCCGCAGGCACGTGCCGGCGTCGTTGAACGGCTGGGCAAGTACCAGCGGACGCTTAACCCGGGGCTGACCATCCTGATTCCTTTTGTGGACAGGCTCTTACCGTTGCTGGACTTGCGTGAGCAGGTGGTCTCTTTTCCGCCGCAACCGGTGATCACTGAGGACAACCTGGTGGTGTCCATCGATACGGTGGTCTACTTCCAGGTGACGGACCCACGCGCCGCCACCTACGAGATCGCCAACTACATCCAGGCAGTGGAGCAGCTCACCACGACCACCCTGCGTAACGTCGTGGGCGGGCTGAACCTCGAAGAGGCCCTCACCTCGCGTGACCAGATCAACGGTCAGCTTCGCGGCGTTCTTGATGAGGCGACAGGCCGCTGGGGTATCCGCGTGTCCCGGGTGGAGCTGAAGGCGATCGATCCGCCGCACTCCATCCAGGATTCGATGGAGAAGCAGATGCGTGCCGAACGCGACCGGCGCGCCGCCATCCTTACCGCAGAGGGGACCAAGCAGTCTGCCATCCTTACCGCTGAAGGCCAGCGGCAGGCCGCCATCCTCAAAGCCGAAGGCGATGCCAAGGCCGCCATTCTCCGCGCAGACGGCGAGTCGCAGGCCATCCAGAAGGTCTTTGATGCCATCCACAAGGGAAACCCGGACCAGAAACTCCTGGCCTACCAGTACCTCCAGACGCTGCCCAAGCTGGCCGAAGGCTCAGCCAACAAGCTGTGGATCATCCCCAGTGAAGTGGGCGAGGCCCTGAAGGGAATCGGGAACGCCCTCGGGGGCAACGCGCCGGAGCAAGCGGCCAACGGACTCTTCGACGAGGTTCCGGCCCAGCGCACCGAGCCGTAA
- a CDS encoding RNA polymerase-binding protein RbpA produces MSDRSLRGMRLGAQSMETESGVEPAPRQRVEYRCEDGEQVFVTFSSEAEIPPVWVSKTGKEALLVDGEKPDTSNDKAVRTHWDMLLERRSLPELEQILEDRLTILRERRGERRSA; encoded by the coding sequence ATGAGCGATCGCAGCCTGCGGGGCATGCGCCTTGGTGCGCAGAGCATGGAGACCGAGTCCGGAGTAGAGCCGGCTCCGCGCCAGCGGGTCGAGTACCGTTGCGAGGATGGCGAGCAGGTGTTCGTCACCTTCTCCTCCGAGGCGGAAATTCCTCCGGTATGGGTCTCCAAGACCGGCAAGGAAGCGCTCCTGGTAGATGGTGAGAAGCCGGACACGAGTAACGACAAGGCAGTCCGCACCCACTGGGACATGCTGCTGGAACGCCGCTCCCTGCCTGAGCTGGAACAGATCCTCGAGGACCGCCTGACCATTCTGCGCGAACGCCGTGGAGAGCGCCGCTCCGCATAG
- a CDS encoding polyprenol monophosphomannose synthase translates to MRVLTIIPTYNELESLPKTLQRLRTAVPASDVLVVDDNSPDGTGTLADGFAAEDAQVHVLHRKGKEGLGAAYIAGFKWGLEAGYDVLVEMDADGSHQPEQLPQLLEAVEQGADLAMGSRWVPGGSVVNWPLYRQAISRVGSTYARLMLGLRIKDVTGGYRAFRRTTLEKLNLDLVDSVGYGFQVDLAWRVAKLGLRIEERPITFVERELGASKMSGNIVVEAMINVTKWGLAARWNTLAGKVQNKQA, encoded by the coding sequence GTGCGCGTCCTTACGATCATTCCCACCTACAACGAACTGGAATCGCTGCCCAAGACGCTCCAGCGCCTGCGGACGGCTGTTCCGGCGTCGGACGTGCTGGTGGTCGATGACAACAGCCCCGACGGTACCGGCACCCTGGCCGATGGCTTCGCCGCCGAGGATGCCCAGGTCCACGTCCTGCACCGCAAGGGCAAGGAAGGCCTTGGTGCGGCCTACATCGCAGGGTTCAAGTGGGGCCTGGAGGCCGGCTACGACGTCCTCGTGGAAATGGACGCCGACGGCTCCCACCAGCCCGAACAGCTCCCGCAACTTCTTGAAGCCGTCGAGCAGGGCGCAGACCTGGCCATGGGCTCCCGTTGGGTCCCCGGCGGCAGCGTAGTCAACTGGCCGCTGTACCGGCAGGCGATCTCCCGGGTGGGCAGCACCTACGCCCGGCTGATGCTCGGCCTGCGGATCAAAGACGTCACCGGCGGCTACCGCGCGTTCCGCCGAACCACCCTCGAGAAGCTGAACCTGGACCTGGTGGACTCGGTGGGCTATGGCTTCCAGGTGGACCTTGCCTGGCGGGTCGCCAAGCTTGGCCTCCGCATTGAAGAACGTCCCATCACTTTCGTCGAACGTGAATTGGGCGCCTCGAAGATGAGCGGCAACATCGTGGTGGAAGCCATGATCAACGTCACCAAATGGGGACTGGCCGCACGCTGGAACACGCTGGCCGGGAAAGTGCAGAACAAGCAGGCTTAG